Below is a genomic region from Syngnathus typhle isolate RoL2023-S1 ecotype Sweden linkage group LG3, RoL_Styp_1.0, whole genome shotgun sequence.
CAAAAAGCAAACACATAAATATGTTTTAGTCAATAAGGTGCCTACATTGCACTGTGCAAAACAACCAAAGGAAAAGTAGCTGCCAAGACCACATAACAAGTGCATCACATCACGTATGAACATCAAGCTAAGAAAAGGAAAACCTACGTACATAGATGCCAATAAATTCAAGTCACCAGGTTTTGAACAGAAAGTGGAACTCGCAAGACCCACACTACGAATGGATGTGAGCGAACAGCAGGCGGATCATGTCTGGTCGGTGggacgcccgggccacgtccaCAGCCGTCTGGCCGCGAGCGTTGGCGCGGCCCAGGTCAGAGAGCGGCGCCAGGAACTCCACGGCGTGACGGTGGCCCTCACGGATGGCCAAGTGAATGGGCAGGGCGCCGCCATGGTCTGCCACGTTCACCGAGGCGCCGTGTTCCACCAGGATCTGCAGCGTGTCCACAAAGCCAGTGCGGGCGGCGTCGTGGACTGGGGCGGTCCCGCTTGCATCCTGCACGTTGGGGTCGGCTCCTCTTTCCAGGAGCAGGCGAGCTACCTTGGAGTTGCCCATCATCATCACCTGCACAACTACACTCAGTGAGACTTTGGGTTACACTTTTCTGTGGCTACATCTCCTGAATGAATCAATGTGAAGGTGTGTGGTTGTTTCTCCACTTGACAACTATTGCCTAAACTCTGCTGGGATTTCCAACCACTCATTAGAAAACCCATAATCGTCAAACGCTCTGTAGCTCACCTGGAGCGCTGTCCTCCCGAACTCGTTGACTGTATCGGGATGCAGCCTGCATTCCTCCAGGATCCTCTGCACCTCAGCGAGGTTCCCCCTGGCCGCGGCTCCCGTCAATCCTCGGGCGCCGTGCATGTGAACCATAACAGCCTCCGCTTCGTCTTTACGTCTGCTCTCTAGGGAGCGGAGACAGAAGGAAGGAGCGACGTCTCAGATACATACATTAAGATAAAAACAAACCTCAAGACGATTATATGCGATATTCGAGCGGCTCCGTCTGTCTGGATCACACGCAACCGAAAGCGACGGCACGTCAACGGAATCTTTGACGGCGATTAGCTAGCAGGCTAACGGCTAACATAAAGGAGACCGGCGAAAGGTGCGGATTAAAAGCCTACCTTGAtggatttttggggggtttggcGACGTCACCGATCTTTCCTCGCTAGATATCCTCAAGGACGGTTATTATTTAAATGAAATACCAACGCTAAATGTTTAGAAATATTAGGAAAATACATTTGCGCGCTGAGTGCCTCACAGCCGCGTCGCGAGTATACAATTTACAAACAGTGAAGAGAGCACGCGTCGACCAATAAGGGCTCGCCAAGAGGGTGGGGTCTTGTCCTATATGGTAAAGAGGCGGAGCCAGTGCCCGTTACTACAATATCACCGTGGCAACAGTATGAGTCGACCAATCAGAACCCGCGGTGAAGAAACCTGGTGGTTCGTGTATGATTGTTTGTGGTGGAACTTCATTCATTTCTGCCCTTTTTTACACAACAATCGTCTGGAAATTCCATcggtcataaaaaaaaagaaaatcacgatACAATACTGCAATCCTCCGTAAGTGCTGCAAACTCAGGATAAAGGTGAAAATGAAGACTCAACATAACTTGAGAAAAATGGAGACATTCTCTCAACCTAATATTTCAAGGGAAATGGTACAAAGCTTTATTTGTTTCAAGAAGCTTTCAACATTCATAACAATAAATCCTCTTATTATTCAAGATCAGAAACATCAAATAGTTAAGGTGAAATTGAAAAGGCAGTCGCTCAGTCGAGTATTTCAATGGATTGTCAAATGCCCTTTTCCTCAGACTTTAGATATTTGTCCTCAGCTGGTAatctaaacaaacaaataaacaaacaaaacatgttcATTACATTTGGGTGATCTTGACATCTAACATACATGTTCAGGGTTACAAGaaattatatattaaaaaatgagCTTTTTGCAATACTCCGATTAAATACATACAAAAACATGCTACTCTATTATTGTGCATGTGTACAGTGGGCACATACGGCATACATTTCAAGGGTggatagaaaaaataaaaaaaacagtcagtTACCTCCACTTTGCGTAATGTACCGGACCCACGGCAATGCTTGGTAACCACTTTTCTCTATAATCTTCATATACCGCACCTGTTAAAAACAGATTCAAACACACTGTTTGACAGTCTATAATTGCCACAACATTTTCATCCAAATATCAAATTCATTGCAACATGACACGCACCTCCACATACCAAAATAGTTGAAGGTTTTGAAACAGCATAAACACACAAGCATACATGCCTACCTGTATTCCAGAAACTGTGAAGTAAGGGATTTCAAATTTGACAGTAATGGGAGGTTTGCCCTCAAGCTCATCCTTTTCCACACTGGGTAGACCAAAGTGAGCCCTCATTAGGAACTCTTTGCCTCCCTATAGATGGACAAAGATTTTGTTCAGGTAAAAAAACTGAACTTTTCTCCACAAAATTGTTAACAAATCCCATACAGTGTAGTCAAAGATTCTTACTGGGAAAGATTTGATGGTCCACACCACCATGTTCTTCTCCGGTACATATTTGGCATGGCCCGTGCTGGTTTTAAACTTTGGGGAGTCGGCATCACTGGGGACGGGAACCCTCACCTCCACATTGTTTGCTACcgattgttttttaaattgtccCTTTGCCTAAAGTGTCACAAAATAAACTGAAAGCTCAGCAAATTGATAGGATTTCAAATACCATACCTTCACCATGATTTCCACTCTGCTGTGAGAGAACTTCTCGATGA
It encodes:
- the cdkn2d gene encoding cyclin-dependent kinase 4 inhibitor D isoform X1, producing the protein MVHMHGARGLTGAAARGNLAEVQRILEECRLHPDTVNEFGRTALQVMMMGNSKVARLLLERGADPNVQDASGTAPVHDAARTGFVDTLQILVEHGASVNVADHGGALPIHLAIREGHRHAVEFLAPLSDLGRANARGQTAVDVARASHRPDMIRLLFAHIHS
- the cdkn2d gene encoding cyclin-dependent kinase 4 inhibitor D isoform X2, coding for MQAASRYSQRVREDSAPVVQVMMMGNSKVARLLLERGADPNVQDASGTAPVHDAARTGFVDTLQILVEHGASVNVADHGGALPIHLAIREGHRHAVEFLAPLSDLGRANARGQTAVDVARASHRPDMIRLLFAHIHS